The DNA region TCCTCGGCGTGACGAGACAGCTGTTTCTTAGCCTCTTCTCGTGGGACGTGGCTGTAGATAACCAAGATCAGCCCCACGTAGTCGGCCTAATACCTGCCCTAGCCGCCGCCATATACGATTTCATCACAAGAGGCGATGCTACACAGTTGATAGGATTAATCAACCGGGGTGTTGTGCTAAAGGGCCAGACCTCCTTAACTTACCTTCCTGACTTTGTTGGGTTAATATCAACAATTCTCTTGCTGTACGTCCTATTGTATCTGGAAATGATGAAAGTCAACATACCAGTAACCGCAGGGCAGTACAGAGGTATCAAATTCACAATTCCCCTCCGCTTCGTATACGTCAGCGTCCTACCAATAATCTTCACTACGTACTCTCTGCTACTAGTAGGCCAGCTTCTGTTACCCTTTTACAACCCGGAGCCCGGGACGGGCAACCCCGTGGTAAATACAATAATCCACGTAATATTCCTCCCACACAGATTCTTCCACGACATACCAGCTCTGGTACTACACTACTTGATCTACGTAGCGCTGGCAATAGCCTTTGCATGGGTGTGGGTCCAACTCGCTGGCCTAAGCGCGGAGGATCAGGCAAAACAATTTGCCCAGTCGCAACTACACATACCAGGTTTTAGGCAGAGCGAAAAAATCTTCGCAAAGATTCTGGAGCGACCAATAAACGCCTTGACTATTATAAGTGGCTTTATCGCCGGCTCTTTCGCAGCGCTTGGCAACATCCTCGGCGTATGGGGAAGCGGCGCAGGCCTAATCCTACTCGTCGAAATTGGCCTACAGTACTATGCCCTAGTTATGCGCGAACAGAT from Pyrobaculum arsenaticum DSM 13514 includes:
- the secY gene encoding preprotein translocase subunit SecY, giving the protein MDFLTFIPTVTRPTRRLPLSKRLFWTAVVATVYILMTITPLYGIQRGQQQATQPGQQLLSIIFGTAYGTLAHLGIGPIVIAGILLEVFAFSGILNLDLNKREDRLKFTLLLKWAALGIAAIEATAYVLGGQFGTVTPVGGVLIIAQLLLATIIIMLLDDLMSKGWGIGSAISLIIFLGVTRQLFLSLFSWDVAVDNQDQPHVVGLIPALAAAIYDFITRGDATQLIGLINRGVVLKGQTSLTYLPDFVGLISTILLLYVLLYLEMMKVNIPVTAGQYRGIKFTIPLRFVYVSVLPIIFTTYSLLLVGQLLLPFYNPEPGTGNPVVNTIIHVIFLPHRFFHDIPALVLHYLIYVALAIAFAWVWVQLAGLSAEDQAKQFAQSQLHIPGFRQSEKIFAKILERPINALTIISGFIAGSFAALGNILGVWGSGAGLILLVEIGLQYYALVMREQIMEMYPGLKQVIGQ